One window of Ferrimicrobium acidiphilum DSM 19497 genomic DNA carries:
- a CDS encoding IS110 family transposase encodes MKEIADKVGGLDVHRDTVVACTRVREPDGMVTLSKETFNTTRKGLEDLARFLVDAGVSTVVMEATGVYWKPVYYALEGLFPQLWLCNAQHVKNVPGRKTDLSDAEWLADVAAHGMVRPSFVPPPEIRELC; translated from the coding sequence ATGAAGGAGATAGCAGATAAAGTGGGTGGCCTTGACGTCCACCGTGACACCGTCGTTGCGTGCACGCGAGTTCGAGAGCCAGATGGCATGGTTACCCTTTCCAAGGAGACGTTCAACACGACACGCAAAGGATTAGAGGACTTGGCCCGGTTCCTCGTCGATGCTGGAGTGTCAACCGTGGTGATGGAGGCAACCGGAGTGTATTGGAAGCCGGTGTACTACGCATTGGAGGGACTCTTCCCCCAACTCTGGCTCTGTAACGCACAACATGTGAAGAACGTACCTGGCAGAAAGACGGATCTCTCGGATGCCGAGTGGCTCGCAGATGTCGCAGCCCATGGCATGGTACGACCAAGCTTTGTGCCTCCACCTGAGATCCGTGAACTTTGCTGA
- a CDS encoding transposase, translated as MNFAELTRYRKTQVDARAREIQRLEKVLQDAGIKLTSVASAVWSASSRKIIEALIAGERDPAVLAQMAKSRMRAKIPQLEEALYGHFGAHHAFVAKQIIDHIDYLDSAIGALTQEICERLLPFEPAVALVASIPGISTITAQVIIAETGGDMSRFPTAEHLCAWAGLAPAS; from the coding sequence GTGAACTTTGCTGAGTTGACCCGATATCGCAAGACCCAGGTCGATGCCAGGGCGAGGGAGATCCAACGCCTCGAGAAGGTTCTCCAAGATGCTGGCATCAAGCTCACCTCGGTCGCCTCTGCGGTATGGAGCGCCTCATCGAGGAAGATCATCGAGGCCCTCATTGCGGGAGAACGAGATCCCGCAGTTCTGGCCCAGATGGCCAAGTCCAGGATGCGGGCCAAGATCCCTCAACTCGAGGAGGCACTCTATGGACACTTCGGAGCCCACCATGCCTTCGTCGCCAAACAGATCATCGACCATATCGACTATCTGGACTCTGCTATCGGGGCACTCACCCAAGAGATCTGCGAGCGTCTCCTCCCTTTTGAGCCTGCCGTCGCCTTGGTCGCATCTATTCCGGGAATCTCTACCATCACAGCTCAGGTGATCATAGCTGAGACTGGAGGTGATATGTCGAGGTTCCCAACTGCTGAACATCTATGTGCCTGGGCTGGACTAGCACCTGCTAGT